One Gloeothece verrucosa PCC 7822 DNA window includes the following coding sequences:
- a CDS encoding methyltransferase domain-containing protein, with protein MTNTLYQQIQQFYDASSGLWEEIWGEHMHHGYYGKAGNRQVNRRQAQIDLIEELLSFANINTLENIPKNIVDVGCGIGGSTLYLAEKFQAYGTGISLSPVQVSRATERAKEAGLETKVKFQVADALNMPFEDNTFDLVWSLESGEHMPDKTRFLQECYRVLQPGGTLIMATWCHRPTDGLAGDLTADEKKHLKKIYQVYCLPYVISLPEYETIALECGFKNLRSDDWSSAVAPFWNVVITSAITPKAIIGLLGAGWQTIQGALSLNLMSKGFERGLIRYGLISATK; from the coding sequence ATGACGAATACTCTATACCAACAAATTCAGCAATTTTATGATGCTTCTAGTGGACTGTGGGAGGAAATTTGGGGTGAACATATGCATCACGGTTATTATGGCAAAGCCGGTAACCGCCAAGTCAACCGCCGTCAGGCACAAATTGATTTAATAGAAGAACTTCTGAGTTTTGCTAATATTAACACTTTAGAAAATATTCCTAAAAATATTGTCGATGTAGGTTGTGGAATAGGCGGCAGTACCCTATATTTAGCCGAAAAATTTCAGGCTTATGGGACGGGAATTAGTTTATCTCCTGTACAGGTATCAAGAGCAACCGAAAGAGCCAAAGAGGCCGGTTTAGAAACAAAGGTTAAATTTCAAGTGGCTGATGCTTTAAATATGCCCTTTGAAGATAATACTTTTGACCTTGTTTGGTCTTTAGAGAGTGGTGAACATATGCCTGATAAAACTCGATTTTTACAGGAATGTTACCGAGTCCTTCAACCGGGAGGAACTTTGATTATGGCCACTTGGTGCCATCGTCCTACTGATGGGTTAGCCGGAGATTTAACAGCAGATGAAAAGAAACATCTGAAGAAAATTTATCAAGTTTACTGCTTACCTTATGTAATTTCTTTACCCGAATATGAAACCATTGCTCTTGAATGCGGCTTTAAAAATCTTCGTTCTGATGATTGGTCTAGTGCCGTTGCGCCCTTTTGGAATGTGGTGATTACTTCGGCGATAACTCCTAAAGCAATTATCGGTCTTTTAGGCGCTGGTTGGCAAACGATTCAAGGGGCTTTATCTCTTAATTTAATGAGTAAAGGCTTTGAAAGGGGGTTAATTCGTTATGGCTTGATTTCTGCCACTAAATAA
- a CDS encoding DUF6932 family protein has product MSIPSFQSNGNLPEGIHLATWQEVENTLGFNERRKELLAGLKRACESLKLAGCKRIYIDGSFATSKEYPGDFDGCWQDDTVDFIYLKSIDPVLLDFTNKRAMQKAKYGGELFPASYQADIYGKTFVEFFQEDRNGNAKGIIAIDL; this is encoded by the coding sequence ATGTCAATTCCTAGCTTTCAAAGCAACGGCAATTTGCCAGAAGGTATCCATCTGGCCACCTGGCAGGAAGTTGAAAATACTCTAGGTTTCAACGAGCGAAGAAAGGAACTTTTAGCCGGCTTAAAAAGGGCTTGCGAATCATTAAAACTTGCTGGCTGCAAGAGAATTTATATTGATGGGAGTTTTGCTACTAGCAAAGAATATCCAGGAGATTTTGATGGTTGTTGGCAAGACGATACAGTTGATTTTATTTATTTAAAAAGTATAGATCCTGTTTTACTGGACTTTACTAACAAACGCGCCATGCAAAAAGCTAAATATGGTGGTGAACTTTTTCCGGCCAGCTATCAAGCTGATATTTATGGTAAAACCTTTGTAGAATTTTTTCAAGAAGATAGGAATGGTAATGCTAAAGGAATTATCGCTATTGACCTTTAA
- a CDS encoding helix-turn-helix transcriptional regulator → MIYNERQYNITKKQIKKFELAIAELSSHQPLDDENQKLRYQTHLDALNSQLEELREEVEEYENLKEGDIKQLQFEHFEELPEALIKARIVRGLTQEQLAESLGVKPQQVQRDEANKYSGASLAKILEVVRALNLEIRQEVIFK, encoded by the coding sequence ATGATTTACAATGAACGGCAATATAACATTACTAAAAAGCAAATAAAAAAATTCGAGTTAGCCATAGCTGAACTGAGTAGTCATCAACCCTTAGATGATGAAAATCAAAAACTACGCTATCAAACTCATTTAGACGCACTCAATAGCCAACTAGAAGAACTTAGGGAGGAGGTTGAAGAATACGAAAACCTCAAAGAAGGTGACATCAAGCAATTACAATTTGAGCATTTTGAAGAGTTACCCGAAGCACTTATTAAGGCGCGTATTGTTCGGGGGTTAACTCAAGAACAACTTGCAGAAAGTTTAGGAGTTAAACCGCAGCAAGTTCAGCGCGATGAAGCTAATAAGTATTCTGGTGCTAGTTTGGCTAAAATTTTAGAGGTTGTGCGAGCGCTTAATCTTGAAATACGACAGGAGGTTATTTTTAAATAA
- a CDS encoding M48 family metallopeptidase, with protein MFKYIFKSGSVWYRRGLYGLLWAIVAFSIIITSPQASYGRPWWQILQQGATAIQLSNLSDQQEVNFGQQINQELVKSRKINLSQNQAINQYVKEIGRRLVPYSSRPNIPYTFQVVNDKTVNAFATMGGYVYIHTGLIKIASNEAELASVIGHEMGHIAARHAIKQMRNAALTQGLLGVAGLDQRTLVQLGVQLVYSLPHSRQDELEADQMGLQTIEQAGYAPSAMVSFMKKLMRQGGSTPAFLSSHPATSYRVEQLQAAIDPQTANVGKGLDSQAYQNRIRSIL; from the coding sequence ATGTTTAAGTACATTTTTAAATCTGGTTCGGTTTGGTATCGAAGAGGGCTTTATGGACTCCTCTGGGCCATTGTTGCCTTTAGTATTATTATCACTTCTCCTCAAGCAAGTTATGGTCGGCCCTGGTGGCAAATTTTGCAACAGGGTGCAACAGCGATTCAACTCTCTAATTTATCTGATCAGCAAGAAGTTAACTTCGGTCAGCAAATTAACCAGGAGTTAGTTAAAAGTAGAAAAATTAATTTATCTCAAAATCAAGCAATTAATCAATATGTTAAAGAAATTGGTCGGCGATTAGTTCCCTATAGCAGCCGCCCGAATATTCCTTATACCTTCCAAGTGGTCAATGATAAAACGGTTAATGCTTTTGCCACTATGGGCGGTTATGTCTATATTCATACTGGATTAATCAAAATAGCCAGTAATGAGGCAGAATTAGCCAGTGTGATCGGTCATGAAATGGGACATATAGCGGCTCGTCATGCTATCAAGCAGATGCGTAATGCTGCCCTGACACAAGGATTATTAGGCGTGGCTGGACTTGATCAAAGAACTTTGGTACAACTAGGAGTACAATTGGTTTATAGTTTACCCCATAGCCGCCAAGATGAATTAGAAGCGGATCAAATGGGACTACAAACGATCGAACAAGCGGGTTATGCTCCTTCGGCGATGGTTAGTTTTATGAAAAAGTTGATGAGACAAGGGGGTTCTACACCGGCTTTTTTAAGTAGCCATCCGGCTACATCATACCGCGTTGAGCAGTTACAAGCGGCGATTGATCCCCAAACGGCTAATGTAGGTAAGGGGTTAGATTCCCAAGCTTATCAAAATCGAATTCGCTCTATTTTATAA
- a CDS encoding SDR family NAD(P)-dependent oxidoreductase, whose product MDIQGKTALVTGASRGIGRAIALELAKGGIKRLLLVARDRTRLALVADEIRTLGVETITLALDLTVPIEVNVAIARAWKTHGPIHLLVNCAGVAYQAPFLESNLEKIQQEISLNVMGMYTITRLVAKRMVAQREGTIVNVSSLMGKVAAPTMSTYSATKFAIVGFTQALRSELAPYNIRVIALLPSLTTTDMIKRLQLFRGVMPMTPEQVANALIIGLNKDSAEIVVGWQSHLAIWCQRLAPWLLEKILLLASPLPRFSGKATTTFKVS is encoded by the coding sequence ATGGACATTCAAGGAAAAACCGCCTTAGTAACTGGTGCTTCCCGAGGAATAGGACGAGCCATCGCCTTAGAACTAGCTAAAGGCGGGATTAAACGCCTGCTATTGGTGGCCCGTGATCGCACTCGTTTAGCGCTTGTAGCAGACGAAATCAGGACATTAGGAGTAGAAACCATCACCTTAGCCTTAGATCTAACTGTGCCGATCGAAGTCAATGTCGCCATTGCGCGGGCTTGGAAAACACATGGGCCCATACATCTGCTAGTCAACTGTGCTGGTGTAGCATACCAAGCGCCCTTTTTAGAATCCAATCTCGAAAAAATTCAGCAAGAAATTTCTCTCAATGTGATGGGAATGTATACCATCACCCGTCTAGTGGCTAAACGCATGGTTGCTCAACGAGAGGGAACCATTGTTAATGTATCTAGCTTGATGGGTAAAGTAGCCGCACCCACCATGTCTACTTATTCAGCCACTAAGTTTGCGATCGTCGGCTTTACTCAAGCCTTACGTAGTGAACTGGCTCCCTATAATATCCGAGTAATAGCTTTGCTTCCCTCTCTAACCACCACTGATATGATCAAAAGATTGCAACTATTTCGGGGAGTAATGCCGATGACCCCTGAACAAGTGGCAAATGCCCTAATAATTGGCTTAAATAAAGACTCAGCCGAGATTGTGGTGGGATGGCAAAGTCACTTAGCCATCTGGTGTCAACGCCTTGCTCCCTGGCTGTTAGAAAAAATTCTTCTGTTGGCTTCTCCCTTGCCGAGATTTTCTGGCAAAGCCACCACAACCTTTAAAGTTAGTTAA
- the wecB gene encoding non-hydrolyzing UDP-N-acetylglucosamine 2-epimerase, whose protein sequence is MTSSTFSVCITLGTRPEAIKLAPVIQQFKQVPEFKTHLVLTGQHREMVEQVMELFDLKADQDLNIMQPKQTLTDITCRSLQGLLSIFETLHPQMVLVQGDTTTAFAAALAAFYQKIPVGHVEAGLRTNDLFNPYPEEANRRLISQLTQLHFAPTPLAVDNLQKSSVTGEIHHTGNTVIDALLTVASRHPDCAVSGLDWDHYRVLLATVHRRENWGEPLQNILAGFRLILEQFPDTALLLPLHRNPTVREPIQKALGDHPRVFLTEPLDYAQLVGAIERCYLLLTDSGGLQEEAPSLGKPVLVLRETTERPEAIEAGTAKLVGTEPNHILAAASELLRDADAYNQMATAINPFGDGKAAQRIVSIVKNYLET, encoded by the coding sequence ATGACCTCATCAACCTTCTCAGTCTGTATTACTCTAGGGACTCGTCCTGAAGCAATTAAACTGGCTCCGGTGATTCAACAATTTAAACAAGTACCAGAGTTTAAAACTCATCTGGTGTTAACTGGACAACACCGGGAGATGGTTGAACAAGTGATGGAGTTGTTTGATTTAAAAGCCGATCAAGATTTAAACATCATGCAGCCTAAACAAACCTTGACAGACATTACCTGTCGAAGTTTACAAGGCCTTTTAAGCATTTTTGAGACACTTCACCCCCAAATGGTTTTAGTACAGGGAGATACGACAACGGCCTTTGCGGCGGCACTAGCGGCATTTTATCAAAAGATTCCTGTGGGTCATGTTGAAGCCGGGTTACGCACCAATGATTTATTTAACCCCTATCCAGAAGAAGCCAACCGTCGTTTAATTTCTCAATTAACTCAATTACATTTTGCTCCCACCCCATTAGCCGTAGATAATTTACAAAAATCCAGCGTGACCGGCGAAATTCATCATACCGGCAATACAGTAATAGATGCTTTACTGACCGTAGCTTCTCGCCATCCTGATTGTGCGGTTTCCGGCTTAGACTGGGATCACTATCGAGTTTTGTTAGCCACCGTTCATCGCCGCGAAAATTGGGGAGAACCCTTACAAAATATCCTGGCAGGATTTCGCTTGATTTTAGAGCAATTCCCGGATACAGCTTTATTGTTACCCTTACATCGTAATCCGACCGTGCGAGAACCGATTCAAAAAGCTTTGGGAGACCATCCGCGAGTCTTTTTAACTGAACCGCTAGATTATGCTCAATTAGTAGGCGCAATAGAACGGTGTTATTTATTATTAACCGATTCTGGCGGCTTACAAGAAGAAGCCCCGAGTTTAGGAAAACCGGTCTTAGTTTTACGAGAAACCACAGAACGCCCTGAAGCAATAGAGGCAGGCACGGCTAAATTAGTGGGCACAGAACCGAATCACATTTTAGCGGCTGCCAGCGAGTTATTGCGTGATGCGGACGCTTATAACCAAATGGCAACGGCTATTAATCCTTTTGGCGATGGGAAAGCGGCTCAAAGAATTGTTTCTATTGTCAAAAATTATTTGGAAACTTAG
- a CDS encoding homogentisate phytyltransferase produces MSWIYSLWKFSRPHTVIGTTLSVFSLYLMAIAATNSPITVTNLWQALITLIACLCGNIYIVGLNQLCDADIDKINKPNLPLASGELSRNAGILIVLITGILALILAAWLGIWLWATVAISLSLGTAYSLPPIRLKRFPFWAAFCIFTVRGIVINLGLFLHFSKILDGHQFLNSAVWALTLFVLVFTLAIAIFKDVPDMEGDKKYKIKTFTILLGKETVFKIASSVIIICYLGMILAGVFWLNSVNSYFLVFSHVILLSLLWLRSQNVELEKKSGIKSFYQFIWKLFYLEYLLFTTACLLQP; encoded by the coding sequence ATGTCTTGGATATATAGCCTCTGGAAATTCTCTCGTCCCCATACAGTTATTGGTACTACTTTGAGTGTTTTTTCTCTATATCTCATGGCCATAGCTGCGACTAATAGCCCCATTACAGTCACAAATTTATGGCAAGCATTAATCACTTTAATCGCTTGTTTATGCGGCAATATTTATATCGTCGGTTTAAATCAATTATGTGATGCTGATATTGATAAAATTAATAAGCCTAATCTGCCTCTAGCTTCTGGGGAATTATCGAGAAATGCAGGAATTTTAATTGTTTTAATAACAGGAATATTAGCTTTGATTTTAGCCGCTTGGCTAGGGATATGGTTATGGGCTACTGTGGCCATTAGTTTGAGTTTAGGGACGGCTTACTCTTTACCTCCCATAAGATTAAAAAGGTTTCCTTTTTGGGCGGCTTTTTGTATTTTTACAGTAAGAGGTATCGTTATTAATCTTGGGCTATTTTTACATTTTAGTAAAATTTTAGACGGGCATCAATTTTTAAATTCTGCTGTGTGGGCATTAACTTTATTTGTATTAGTGTTTACTCTGGCCATTGCGATTTTTAAAGATGTTCCCGACATGGAAGGAGATAAAAAGTATAAAATTAAGACATTTACTATTCTTCTCGGAAAAGAAACGGTTTTTAAAATTGCTAGTTCAGTAATTATTATTTGTTATTTGGGCATGATTTTAGCAGGAGTTTTTTGGCTGAATTCAGTTAATTCCTACTTTCTCGTTTTTTCTCATGTCATTCTCCTGAGTTTACTTTGGTTACGTTCTCAAAATGTTGAGCTAGAAAAGAAGAGTGGAATTAAATCTTTTTATCAATTTATTTGGAAATTATTTTATTTAGAATATTTGCTTTTTACAACAGCCTGTCTATTACAGCCGTAG
- the radA gene encoding DNA repair protein RadA, whose protein sequence is MAKSKTIYICNTCGSESSQWFGKCPSCGVYGTLEEQISTSNNSLIARGGWQSNTRQNSKAAGPAQPRISMPFSEITQEEQARFQSGYGELDRVLGGGIVPGSLVLIGGDPGIGKSTLLLQVANRLSQRLARILYVSAEESGQQIKLRAQRLGVGIVESEPEDSGNGKGKKSHKSTAKTPENSGNNLYVLPETDLEEILRELESLKPQVAVIDSIQTLYFASLTSAPGSVAQVRECTSALMQVAKRENITLFIVGHVTKEGAIAGPRVLEHLVDTVLYFEGDRYASHRLLRSVKNRFGATHEIGIFEMVDRGLVEVENPSELFLGNRDELIPGTATIVACEGTRPIVVELQALVSPTSYASPRRSTTGVEYNRLQQILAVLEKRVGIPLSKLDAYVASAGGLGVEEPAADLGVAIAVVASFRDRVVDPRTILIGEVGLGGQVRLVSQMELRLKEAAKLGFKRAIVPKGQTYPEDMGLEIVLVGKVIDAIIAAIPKERRLEEEMEQMVELEELEEDNGFDPADQN, encoded by the coding sequence ATGGCAAAATCTAAAACCATATACATTTGTAATACCTGTGGCTCTGAATCTAGTCAGTGGTTTGGGAAATGTCCTAGCTGCGGAGTTTACGGAACGCTAGAAGAACAAATTAGCACATCAAATAACTCTCTAATTGCTCGTGGGGGATGGCAGTCAAACACGAGACAAAATAGCAAGGCGGCGGGACCGGCACAACCGAGAATATCGATGCCCTTTTCTGAAATTACCCAAGAAGAACAGGCGCGTTTTCAGTCTGGATATGGAGAATTAGACCGGGTACTCGGGGGAGGGATCGTGCCAGGATCACTGGTTTTAATAGGCGGAGATCCAGGAATTGGGAAATCGACTTTACTACTTCAGGTAGCCAACCGGCTGTCTCAAAGACTAGCCAGAATTCTCTATGTTTCGGCAGAAGAATCCGGACAACAGATTAAGTTACGCGCTCAACGTTTAGGGGTAGGGATAGTAGAATCAGAGCCTGAAGATAGCGGCAATGGGAAGGGGAAAAAGTCCCATAAGTCAACTGCTAAAACGCCCGAAAATTCCGGCAATAATCTTTATGTTCTTCCTGAGACAGATTTAGAAGAAATCTTAAGAGAATTAGAATCTTTAAAGCCGCAAGTAGCCGTGATCGATAGTATCCAAACTTTGTATTTTGCCTCGTTAACTTCTGCTCCGGGTTCAGTAGCTCAAGTGAGAGAATGTACCTCAGCTTTGATGCAAGTGGCTAAACGAGAAAATATTACTTTATTTATTGTCGGTCACGTGACTAAAGAAGGAGCCATCGCCGGTCCGCGAGTGTTAGAACATTTAGTCGATACCGTTTTATATTTTGAAGGTGATCGCTATGCTTCCCATCGCTTACTGCGTTCGGTTAAAAACCGTTTTGGTGCCACCCATGAAATCGGAATTTTTGAAATGGTGGATCGTGGGTTAGTGGAAGTGGAAAACCCCTCAGAGTTATTTTTAGGGAACCGAGATGAATTAATTCCGGGTACAGCAACGATTGTGGCCTGTGAAGGCACTCGTCCTATTGTAGTGGAATTACAAGCGTTAGTCAGCCCGACTTCCTATGCTTCTCCTCGACGTTCGACCACAGGGGTTGAATATAACCGCTTGCAACAAATTTTAGCGGTGCTAGAAAAGCGTGTCGGCATTCCTTTGTCCAAGTTAGATGCTTATGTTGCTTCAGCCGGTGGGTTAGGGGTAGAAGAACCGGCCGCCGACTTAGGGGTGGCCATCGCTGTGGTAGCCAGTTTCCGTGATCGCGTGGTTGATCCCCGGACTATTTTAATTGGAGAAGTTGGCTTAGGGGGGCAAGTGCGGCTCGTTTCTCAGATGGAATTACGCTTAAAAGAAGCGGCTAAATTAGGGTTTAAACGGGCCATTGTGCCTAAAGGACAGACTTATCCCGAGGATATGGGCTTAGAAATTGTCCTAGTGGGTAAGGTGATTGATGCCATTATTGCCGCCATTCCGAAAGAGCGTCGTTTAGAGGAAGAAATGGAGCAAATGGTGGAATTAGAGGAACTAGAGGAGGACAACGGTTTCGATCCCGCCGACCAAAATTAA
- a CDS encoding tocopherol cyclase family protein has translation MTNLTKNNPLQTPHSGYHWDGWSQRFFEGWYFRVTLPDTAQTFAFMYSIEDPIGGQAVSGGAAQILALDDEYLCRTFPDVKKFWAAKDYLGLGHWGKTDLKMAPQLLNPTQFEQHIQQGYQVTATFHQGLIKDSGSNKYCRWQYETKPIYGWGNPEKPQQSTAGWLSYFPIFEPGWQILMAHGLASGWIDWNGKVYEFIDAPAYSEKNWGASFPEKWFWFNCNSFIDEPDLALTAGGGRRKVLWSTEEVALICFHYRGKFYEFVPWNSQVNWQIQPWGKWQMQAVNGEFEVRLIGTTDLPGTVLRAPTNQGLIFCCRDTTKGYVRLELSRRNGEVILTAESLACGLEVGGGPWDDAWIV, from the coding sequence ATGACTAACTTAACTAAAAATAACCCTTTACAAACGCCTCATAGTGGTTATCACTGGGACGGATGGAGTCAACGTTTTTTTGAAGGTTGGTATTTTCGAGTAACGCTACCAGATACGGCTCAAACTTTTGCTTTTATGTATTCTATTGAAGACCCGATAGGGGGTCAAGCTGTGAGCGGAGGAGCCGCACAAATTTTGGCTTTAGATGATGAATATTTATGTCGAACTTTTCCCGATGTTAAAAAGTTTTGGGCGGCGAAAGATTATTTAGGGTTAGGACATTGGGGAAAAACCGATTTAAAAATGGCTCCCCAACTCCTCAACCCAACTCAATTTGAGCAACATATTCAACAAGGTTATCAAGTAACAGCTACTTTTCATCAAGGATTAATTAAGGATTCTGGAAGTAATAAATATTGTCGTTGGCAATATGAAACTAAACCGATTTATGGGTGGGGAAATCCAGAAAAACCTCAACAGTCAACGGCAGGATGGTTATCCTATTTTCCTATATTTGAGCCAGGATGGCAGATTTTAATGGCGCATGGTTTAGCGAGTGGATGGATTGATTGGAATGGAAAGGTTTATGAGTTTATTGATGCACCCGCCTATAGTGAGAAAAATTGGGGAGCGTCTTTTCCTGAAAAATGGTTTTGGTTTAATTGTAATAGTTTTATTGATGAACCCGATTTAGCTTTAACGGCAGGAGGCGGTAGGAGAAAAGTCTTATGGTCGACCGAAGAAGTGGCTTTAATTTGTTTTCATTATCGAGGGAAATTTTATGAGTTTGTTCCTTGGAATTCTCAGGTTAACTGGCAAATTCAACCTTGGGGAAAGTGGCAAATGCAAGCGGTTAATGGAGAGTTTGAAGTAAGATTAATTGGGACAACAGATTTACCCGGTACTGTGCTGCGAGCGCCGACAAATCAAGGGTTGATTTTTTGCTGTCGAGATACCACTAAAGGTTATGTAAGATTAGAGTTGAGCAGACGTAATGGGGAAGTTATTCTGACAGCAGAGAGTTTAGCTTGTGGGTTAGAAGTTGGGGGAGGGCCTTGGGATGATGCTTGGATAGTTTAA
- a CDS encoding SLC26A/SulP transporter family protein: MDSTETGNKPLNQLGVKNLLSTITVGLAMGVIAVITSVSFGALVFNEELSQYLPVGIGLFLFSSIIVGAIISILSAYPGMIAGPQHTTAVILNLAASGIVITLIDKTSEETILFTVVSTIIFNSVITGIIFFSVGWLRLGELIRFIPYPVVAGFMAGTGWLLIEGAFHTTVHSHLDFWHLYQLLEPEKLLEWLPGCILGIILFLVLHRTHNLLVVPTIVLGVTVVFYVFLQIKGVSLEQASEHGWLIGSFTQEKLWQPISLSALTKANWPVIFQQVPTLASIWIIDLIGLLFGVSTIELAVKRDISLDQELKTAGIASFASGLGGGMSGYSLPSDTALIYKLGSANRLVGLVAAGFGFIILLWGLQLLTLCPALIVGGVLLLLGIDLLMDWVYLTWFKLPKTDYAIILLILFVIIAFGFIEGVVIGIIAAVILFAINYSQVNVTKHILSGATYQSHVQRLPSEERFLREQGDEIFILELQGLIFFGTAHKLLNQIRQRVQDVTLIPLSFLILDFRLVSGLDTSAVLSFIKLKQMSMNHGFSVILTHLAAKDREQLRQGGYFKTEQALYEIFPDLDRGLEWCENQILQRYNLTLPQYASLEQQLTDLFNESDVTTQLMSYLEPVDLKQGELLFKQGDSPDGLYFLESGQVTVILELSNQKTKRLRTFNSGTILGEIGLYANAARSASVIADQSSRLYHLSDEAFKRIENDNPRLAASFHKFIVNLLAERLKVRENELRKLLK; the protein is encoded by the coding sequence ATGGATAGCACGGAAACGGGGAATAAGCCTTTAAACCAATTAGGGGTGAAAAACTTACTGTCAACTATCACTGTAGGGTTAGCAATGGGGGTAATTGCTGTTATTACCTCTGTTTCTTTTGGGGCGTTGGTTTTTAATGAAGAATTATCCCAATATTTACCCGTAGGCATCGGGTTATTTCTCTTTAGTAGCATTATAGTTGGAGCCATAATCTCGATTTTAAGCGCTTATCCTGGCATGATTGCCGGGCCTCAACATACTACGGCAGTCATTCTTAATTTAGCCGCTAGTGGAATTGTCATCACGTTAATAGACAAAACCTCTGAAGAAACTATTTTATTCACTGTTGTTTCGACAATTATTTTTAACTCTGTTATTACTGGAATTATCTTTTTTAGTGTGGGTTGGCTTCGACTAGGAGAGTTAATTCGCTTTATTCCCTATCCAGTGGTAGCAGGATTTATGGCGGGTACGGGATGGTTATTAATCGAAGGAGCATTTCATACCACTGTCCATAGTCATTTAGATTTTTGGCATTTATATCAACTGCTAGAACCCGAAAAACTATTAGAGTGGCTACCGGGTTGTATTTTAGGAATTATTTTATTTCTTGTTCTTCACCGTACTCATAATTTATTAGTCGTCCCTACTATTGTGTTAGGGGTTACTGTGGTGTTTTATGTTTTTTTACAAATAAAAGGAGTTTCTCTAGAACAGGCAAGCGAACATGGATGGTTAATCGGTTCTTTTACACAGGAAAAGCTTTGGCAACCCATCAGTTTATCGGCACTAACAAAAGCGAACTGGCCAGTGATTTTTCAACAAGTTCCCACCTTAGCCAGTATTTGGATTATTGATTTAATTGGGCTGTTATTCGGAGTTAGTACAATCGAGCTTGCTGTTAAACGAGATATTAGTCTTGATCAAGAACTAAAAACAGCAGGAATTGCTAGTTTTGCGTCAGGGTTAGGGGGAGGTATGAGTGGTTATTCTCTACCGAGTGACACAGCCTTAATTTATAAATTAGGTTCTGCTAATCGATTAGTTGGCTTAGTGGCGGCGGGATTTGGTTTTATTATTTTACTGTGGGGACTACAGTTACTCACTTTATGTCCTGCTTTGATTGTGGGAGGAGTATTACTGTTACTCGGTATTGATTTGTTAATGGATTGGGTCTATTTAACTTGGTTTAAACTGCCTAAAACCGATTATGCAATTATTCTTTTAATTTTGTTTGTTATTATTGCTTTTGGTTTTATTGAAGGGGTAGTGATTGGAATTATTGCCGCCGTTATTTTATTTGCCATTAATTACAGTCAAGTCAATGTAACTAAACATATTTTATCGGGAGCGACTTATCAAAGTCATGTTCAACGCCTACCTTCTGAGGAACGCTTTTTGCGTGAACAAGGAGACGAAATTTTTATCCTAGAGTTACAAGGTTTAATCTTTTTTGGAACGGCTCATAAATTACTCAATCAAATTCGTCAACGAGTCCAAGATGTTACGCTGATTCCTTTGAGTTTTTTGATACTTGATTTTCGCTTAGTCAGTGGTTTAGATACTTCTGCCGTGCTGAGTTTTATTAAGCTGAAACAAATGTCTATGAATCACGGATTTTCTGTTATTCTCACTCATTTAGCGGCTAAAGACAGAGAACAATTACGACAAGGAGGATATTTTAAAACTGAGCAGGCACTTTATGAAATTTTTCCCGATCTAGATCGAGGGTTAGAATGGTGTGAAAACCAAATTTTACAGCGTTATAATTTAACCCTACCTCAGTATGCCTCTCTAGAACAACAGTTAACTGATCTTTTTAATGAATCTGATGTCACGACTCAATTGATGAGTTATCTCGAACCAGTTGATTTAAAACAAGGAGAATTATTATTTAAACAAGGAGATTCCCCGGACGGATTGTATTTTCTTGAGTCAGGACAAGTGACGGTTATTTTAGAATTGTCGAATCAGAAAACTAAGCGTTTAAGAACTTTTAATAGCGGCACGATTTTAGGGGAAATTGGACTCTATGCTAATGCTGCCCGTTCAGCATCGGTTATTGCCGATCAATCTAGCCGCCTTTATCATCTTTCTGATGAGGCTTTTAAAAGAATCGAAAATGATAATCCTCGATTAGCGGCTAGTTTTCATAAGTTTATTGTTAATTTATTAGCTGAACGGTTAAAAGTTAGAGAAAATGAACTGAGAAAGTTGCTCAAGTAA